The nucleotide window TAATTGCTTTGTCGAGATCCTGCATGTCGAGACTGAATTCCACTCTCGTGAATGCCAATGTTTCCTGATCGATGTAGTATTTACCGTTGTAGAGAGGAATCGGCAAAATAACACCCGGTTTGAAGCTGATAACATATTGCAGGCGATTGTCAATGCTTACAGGGTCTTCCATTGCGTAGGTGTAGCATGGCAGAATTTCTTTATCCAACAATACATCGGGATTTTTTACGATGTCAAGCATTACGGCAAGGGTAGGGCCACCCATCAATTTAACTGCAAGTGTATCCGAACTTTTCTGGCTCAACAATTGTCTGCCTTTGAAGATTTTTACACGGTCTTTGAACATAGAGTGATCGTATGCGTCTTTGTAAAGATTGACAACAGCTTCCGAAATCTGGATGTATCGTTTCCCTTTTTGAGCTGTTTCGCGATAGAATCCGGTAAACAGGTCAGCGCTTTTGCTATAGTTTGAAGGAATCTTGTTAATAGCCTGTTCTACCAGTTCTCGTGGCATTTCCGGACGGATGGTCACTTCTCTCAGCATTCGTGGATTTGGAGTCATGCTGACAACAGCATCCGAACTGTTTCCTTCCATGGCGATTCGTTTGTTTTTATAGGCAAGATGAGAGAACTCTATCTCTTTCGCATTGAGCGATGCTTTGACTTTCAAGGTGAATTCTCCATCGGCATTGGTAATGGTACCGATATTGGTGCCCGGGACGGATACATTAACATAGCCCAGATTCTTTTTGGTTTGTGCATCTTTTACCACGCCGCTAACGGTGTAATAATTTTCTCCCGATTGGGCTGCCAGCGGAGAAAAATGAGCCAACAGCATCACTGTAAGCATGCAGCTAAACCATTTTACGATAGTTGTTTTCATAATGGTTGAAATTAAAGTGTTGTAGGATAGTTTTTATTTGTGTCAGGCTGCATTGGTGCCAGCCTTTATCTTTTGCTTTTCGAATCTAAGACCCTTCACGTGAAAAATACCCTAAAATTTTATCAAAAAAAATTGCAAAGCCTTTCTCCATGAGATGAATCGTGAAAAACCGCTACCTTTGTCCTCCAGAAATTACGCATTTAATATCTTGGCAAAGAAGCGACGCTAAACTTGTAAAGAATGCTACGTCAGACTAGGATCGGCCTTGTCCGGTGAGCCAAAAAACAAGGGAGGCAAGCGTAAAATTGACCATTGTTTGAAGCTCCTGACGTAAGGAAGGAGCAAGTTTGGGCAATTTAGCTTGACGAGCGCCGGTTTTTTGAGCGAAGCGGGCATAGCCTTGACCTTTTTGCTTCCTTTTTGTGGCAAGACAAAAAGGAAGTCGGGGTCGCAGGGGCGGAAGCCCCTTATCTAATTTATAAATGCGGAACTCCTGCTTTGTCCTCCGTTAAACTTTACGTATATACGATGAACGCTTATCTTTACATATTTGATACCCTTTCCGATTGGGAAACCGGGTATATTACCGCCGAACTTAATACCGGAAGATTTTTCAAACAACCTGGAAATCCTGTGCGTGTTATCACAATTGCCAACACAAAAGACGCGGTAAAAACAATGGGGGGCATTACCATTTTGCCTGATCAGACGGTCGCAGAAACCACATTTACCGGCAACGATCTGCTGATTCTTCCCGGCGGCGAAACATGGCTGGAAGATATTCACCTGCCGATACTTTCTGTAGTAACCGAATTTTTGTCCAAAGGGATGATTGTCGGAGCTATTTGTGGGGCGACTTTTGCATTGGCAAAGGCCGGGATTCTTGATACGCGGAAACATACCAGCAATGATTTGAATTTCCTTCAACAGATATGTTCTGGTTACAAAGGAGCAGGACTATATCTCAATGAACCTGCGGTGACCGACGATAACGTGATTACAGCTCCCGGAACAGCTCCGCTGGAGTTTGCTAAGCATATTCTCAAACGTCTCGAGGTATTTAAGCCGGAGACTTTAGATGCCTGGTATTCATTGCATAAGCTCAAAGAGCCAAACTATTTTTATGCTTTGATGGCGTCTCTGCAATAGCAACTATTTTCTCAATCCTTTCAAAAAACAGAGTCGAATGTCATTGAAATATGCAGTAATTGGTAGCGGTGCATTGGGTGGTTTTTATGGCGGAAAACTGGCGCATTCAGGTAAGGATGTCCATTTTCTGTTTCACAGCGATTATGAATTTGTGTTGAACAATGGATTAAAGGTGGATTCGGTAAATGGCGATTTTCACCTTACCGGCATTAATGCCTACCAATCCACCGTCGACATGCCAAAGGCCGATGTGGTGCTTGTATGTCTTAAAACTACCAACAACCATCTTCTGAAATCGCTTTTGTCACCTATTCTTCATTCCGGAACCGTTATTGTATTGATACAAAATGGTTTGGGTGTTGAGCAGGATGTTGCCTCCGTTTTCCCGCAGCAACCTATTGTGGGTGGACTGGCATTTATCTGTTCGAACAAAATTGGCGATGGACATATTGCCCATCTTGATTACGGGAAGTTGAATCTGGGTGTATTTCAGGGTGATATTGATCCTGTTGTGGAGCAGATTAAGAACGATTTCACCGAAGCCGGAGTACCGGCAGAAGTGGCCTCAAACCTGATGCAGGCCCGCTGGCAGAAACTGGTCTGGAACATCCCTTACAACGGAATGACAGTCGTGCTGAACACCACTACCGATCGTTTGATGAGCGAGGCATCCACCCGTCAGCTTTCGTACGACCTGATGCTTGAGGTGATAAACGGAGCCCGGGCTTGTGGGGTAGAAGTTAAAGAGAGTTTTGCCGATAAGATGATGGAGCTCACCGACAGCATGACTCCTTATGCGCCAAGCATGAAGCTCGACTTTGACTTTAAGCGTCCGATGGAGATTGAATATATTTATTCACGTCCTGTAAAAGCGGCTATGGAAGCTGGTTACGCCATGAAGAAAGTAGCCATGCTTGAGTCGCAGCTTCGGTTTATTCAGGCCGGATTGTCTGAAATATAACCGGCGTATATTTCGTTTCAAAGTGCTCATAAATGGTAAATTATCCAAATATAGGAGCTTCTGTGAGTTGCTGCATGATAGCACTTTATCCCACCACTAAAAAATAGTATCTTTGCAAGATAATTTTTGCCGTCAAAACCGTCGCATGCTTCGAAATAAAGTATTAATAATAAGTGTATTACTTGGCTTTTTTCTGTTGTTGTTTGCTTCAGCTTCAGCAATAATTGCCCCTCCGCAGGACAATAAAAAGCTTTCAGGCGATACACTCCGCCGTGTACTTCCCGTCGATTCGTTATCGATGAAACCGAAAAAAAAGAAACAGCAAATAGATGACATCATCAACTATCAGGCCGAAGACTCTATCGTTTTTTATGGCAATGGTAACGGTTACATGTATGGGAAAGGGGATGTAAAATACCAGAAAATGTCCTTGCAGGGTGACTTTATCCGGATGAACATGGACAGCAGCCGCGTGTATGCTTCGGCGGTGAAAGATTCTACGGGCACTCTTGTCGGTAAGCCGGTATTTAAAGACGAAAGCAATGAGTTTACTTCCAACGAATTACTCTATAACTTCAACTCAAAGCGGGGACTGATCCACCATACGGTGACACAGCAGGGAGAAGGCTTTGTGGTGAGCGAAACTTCAAAAATAACGCCCGACAAAATGATCAACATGGTCAATGGTAAGTACACTACCTGCGAAGATCATGAACATCCTCACTTCTATCTTAAGATGACCAAGGCGAAAGTAAAGCCCAAGAGCTTTATTGTGGCGGGTCCGGCCTATCTTGTGTTGGAAGACGTTCCTTTGCCTATTGCATTACCTTTCGGTTATTTCCCGTTCAATGATAAATATTCTTCCGGTGTGATTATGCCGTCGTATGGCGATGATTTTACCCGTGGGTTCAACCTGCACAACGGTGGATATTATTTTGCCCTTAGCGATTATGCGGATCTTGCGCTTACCGGTGAAATATACACCAAAGGAACCTGGGCTCTTAATGGGGCAAGCTCATATGTAAAGCGGTACAAATATCGCGGGAATTTCAATTTCAGCTACCGAAATGATGTGTTCAGCGAAAAGGGGATGCCCGATTACAGTTCGTCAAACAGCATGAGTCTTCAGTGGTCACATAGTCAGGACAGCAAGTCGAACCCGTATTCCAAACTGTCGGGAAGTGTCAACTTCTCTACGACCAGCTTCAACCGCAACAACATCGATAACGTGTATAATGTATCGGTGATGTCACAGAATACAAAAACATCAAGCATCAACTTTACCAAGAGCTTTCCGGAAAACTCTTGGACAATTACTGCCAATGCCAACGTTACCCAGGTGACTTCGGATACCACCATCAACATGACCTTGCCAACGCTGAGCGTAGCATCCGGAACGTTATACCCATTTAAACGAAAAGTGGCGGTAGGTAAAGAACGATGGTATGAAAAGCTGGTGCTTAACTATACAGGTGACTTTTCCAATAGCATTCAGACGAAAGAATACAAGTTGCTAAAGTCATCGTTATCGCGCGACTGGCGAAACGGAGCCAAGCACAACATTTCCACGAATGCATCTTTCAGTCTGTTCAACTACATTACCATCACCCCGTCTTTCAATTATACCGAACGATGGTATATGAGGAAGATCAATCAGCGATGGGATGATGCCCGCAATGCAGTGGCGAGGGATACCACAACGGGTTTTTATCGTTCATACAATTTTAGTGGAAGCATCTCTGCTCAAACGACATTGTATGGATTTTATGTGCCGAGCCGTAAAATTTTTGGTGATAAGATCGATCGTATCCGCCACGTGTTTGTCCCTTCTTTCAGTTTCAGTTACAATCCTGATTTTAGTGATCCCATCTGGGGTTCATATTCCACTTACAGCAAATACGTTGCAGCAACAGCTTCTCATGCTGCTTATCAGGAAACAGTAAAATATTCGCCATTCGAATCCGAAATTTATGGCTATGCAGGTGCCGGAAAATCGGGCGCTATCGGGTATTCATTTACCAACAACATTGAAATGAAGGTAAAGCAAAAATCGGATACTACAGATCTGCCTGTGTATAAAGTGGTGAGCCTTATTGACAATTTCTCTGTCAGCGGATCGTACAACCTTGTGGCAGACTCGCTTCGATGGTCTTTGATCAATGCCAACCTTCGTATTAAGATGCCGTTTTCCAACAATTTTACGTTGAATGTCGGAGGAACATTCGATCCATACATGTATGGTCTGAATGCGAGCGGACAGCCGGTGCATGTGGATCGTTTGCGTTGGAATCATGGGAAATTGCCCCGTTTTATGGGAACCAGTTTCTCTCAGAGCTTCACGCTCAATAACGATACGTTTAAGAAAAAAACCGCTAAAGAAAAGGCAAAAGACAAAGAGAAGGAGGACAAGCTCAAACCTTTGACCGGGGCTGATTTACTGAACCCCGAACTGGTGCTGAAGCATAAACAAGACTCTATTGCTGAGCAGAAGAAGAATGAAAAGCGGGATTTAGATGCCGACGGATATGTAAAGCCAACTTTCAAATGGAGTGTTTCTGCCAACTATGGGGTGCAGTATGGGCAATCGACTTTTAACTATCAGAAGATGGACTACAACATGGGATTGACGCATAGCCTTAGTTTTAATGGCATGTTATCGCCAACCCCGAAATGGAATTGCAACTGGTCGGCTACCTATAGCTTCTCTGACAAAAAACTCACGCAGGTAAATCTTAGCATCACCCGCGACCTGCACTGCTGGTCGATGAGCGCTCAAATAGTACCGGTAGGTTACTACACCTCTTATTCGTTCAAGATTGCCGTTAAATCGTCGCTGCTGCAGGATTTGAAGTATGAAAAGCGGAGTAACTACGGCGAAAATGTAAAATGGGAATAATAGTACCATAGTTAAGATTTATAGGAACTGAAAATTTGAAATTAACGGGTACATGAAAAGACAAAATGCGCAAACCCTCGGAGAAGCGATAAAAGTATTCCTGGCCGAAAAGAAAGCCTTCAATCGCAAATTGCTTGAGAACCGTGTTGTCAGTTCATGGGGTGAAATTATGGGCTCAACGGTGGCATCTTATACTTCTAATGTAGAGATCCGTCGCCAAAAGCTTTATGTGACTCTTACATCGTCTGTACTTCGGCACAGCCTTTCAATGTCGAAAGACGAAATTGTAAAAAAAATAAACCGGGCTTTGGGAGATGATGTGGTAACCGAAGTGGTT belongs to Paludibacter jiangxiensis and includes:
- a CDS encoding carboxypeptidase-like regulatory domain-containing protein, with the protein product MKTTIVKWFSCMLTVMLLAHFSPLAAQSGENYYTVSGVVKDAQTKKNLGYVNVSVPGTNIGTITNADGEFTLKVKASLNAKEIEFSHLAYKNKRIAMEGNSSDAVVSMTPNPRMLREVTIRPEMPRELVEQAINKIPSNYSKSADLFTGFYRETAQKGKRYIQISEAVVNLYKDAYDHSMFKDRVKIFKGRQLLSQKSSDTLAVKLMGGPTLAVMLDIVKNPDVLLDKEILPCYTYAMEDPVSIDNRLQYVISFKPGVILPIPLYNGKYYIDQETLAFTRVEFSLDMQDLDKAINMMLVKKPVGLRFRPSEFSFVITYKEQNGTYYLNYVRSEAKFKCDWKRRLFSSKYDLVSEMVATDRTMQPTEAIPYKEAFKSDQAFTDKVPSFYDEAYWENYNIIAPTESLDAAVNKLRKQK
- a CDS encoding type 1 glutamine amidotransferase family protein, with protein sequence MNAYLYIFDTLSDWETGYITAELNTGRFFKQPGNPVRVITIANTKDAVKTMGGITILPDQTVAETTFTGNDLLILPGGETWLEDIHLPILSVVTEFLSKGMIVGAICGATFALAKAGILDTRKHTSNDLNFLQQICSGYKGAGLYLNEPAVTDDNVITAPGTAPLEFAKHILKRLEVFKPETLDAWYSLHKLKEPNYFYALMASLQ
- a CDS encoding putative 2-dehydropantoate 2-reductase, translating into MSLKYAVIGSGALGGFYGGKLAHSGKDVHFLFHSDYEFVLNNGLKVDSVNGDFHLTGINAYQSTVDMPKADVVLVCLKTTNNHLLKSLLSPILHSGTVIVLIQNGLGVEQDVASVFPQQPIVGGLAFICSNKIGDGHIAHLDYGKLNLGVFQGDIDPVVEQIKNDFTEAGVPAEVASNLMQARWQKLVWNIPYNGMTVVLNTTTDRLMSEASTRQLSYDLMLEVINGARACGVEVKESFADKMMELTDSMTPYAPSMKLDFDFKRPMEIEYIYSRPVKAAMEAGYAMKKVAMLESQLRFIQAGLSEI
- a CDS encoding putative LPS assembly protein LptD codes for the protein MLRNKVLIISVLLGFFLLLFASASAIIAPPQDNKKLSGDTLRRVLPVDSLSMKPKKKKQQIDDIINYQAEDSIVFYGNGNGYMYGKGDVKYQKMSLQGDFIRMNMDSSRVYASAVKDSTGTLVGKPVFKDESNEFTSNELLYNFNSKRGLIHHTVTQQGEGFVVSETSKITPDKMINMVNGKYTTCEDHEHPHFYLKMTKAKVKPKSFIVAGPAYLVLEDVPLPIALPFGYFPFNDKYSSGVIMPSYGDDFTRGFNLHNGGYYFALSDYADLALTGEIYTKGTWALNGASSYVKRYKYRGNFNFSYRNDVFSEKGMPDYSSSNSMSLQWSHSQDSKSNPYSKLSGSVNFSTTSFNRNNIDNVYNVSVMSQNTKTSSINFTKSFPENSWTITANANVTQVTSDTTINMTLPTLSVASGTLYPFKRKVAVGKERWYEKLVLNYTGDFSNSIQTKEYKLLKSSLSRDWRNGAKHNISTNASFSLFNYITITPSFNYTERWYMRKINQRWDDARNAVARDTTTGFYRSYNFSGSISAQTTLYGFYVPSRKIFGDKIDRIRHVFVPSFSFSYNPDFSDPIWGSYSTYSKYVAATASHAAYQETVKYSPFESEIYGYAGAGKSGAIGYSFTNNIEMKVKQKSDTTDLPVYKVVSLIDNFSVSGSYNLVADSLRWSLINANLRIKMPFSNNFTLNVGGTFDPYMYGLNASGQPVHVDRLRWNHGKLPRFMGTSFSQSFTLNNDTFKKKTAKEKAKDKEKEDKLKPLTGADLLNPELVLKHKQDSIAEQKKNEKRDLDADGYVKPTFKWSVSANYGVQYGQSTFNYQKMDYNMGLTHSLSFNGMLSPTPKWNCNWSATYSFSDKKLTQVNLSITRDLHCWSMSAQIVPVGYYTSYSFKIAVKSSLLQDLKYEKRSNYGENVKWE
- a CDS encoding DUF721 domain-containing protein, whose protein sequence is MKRQNAQTLGEAIKVFLAEKKAFNRKLLENRVVSSWGEIMGSTVASYTSNVEIRRQKLYVTLTSSVLRHSLSMSKDEIVKKINRALGDDVVTEVVFR